The Cryptomeria japonica chromosome 2, Sugi_1.0, whole genome shotgun sequence region atcacagatgagggtttggactcatttgaggatcaactGAGAGATTTGAgacatactggatttatggacatgctactacagtcagacacttcatccacgatgcccactcatctagttagccccttgcactcctcagtgatacgtacagctagagagagatatgcaggtacgagtgatgttgttgatatgatcatgggacaggatcagactatacagcctactccaggtgatacacaggtatgtacatgtacatgtgcatttaaatttttagaagatatgtatacatgttgcaaatttgtacctgataaatctatatatataaatcatgtttaataaataatctagagttctaagttttaatttgtagatcatttaaattgattgtggactaatccttaaattgacagttagctcatgtcactccttccttgagctctgagcatgtgcataggagagattctttagatgctgttagtgtacaggttagttatagtttttggtacatatatgtacatgtatgtatgtacatgcacgttacaatttatatttaaatttttatttaactctacttggatttgatgtacatgcacgtctagagagatagatatattatatttaatatttaaataaattctacttttgcaggactccccctcagatggtcactCAGTTTGTAACggacatgatccctgttgatttgctccagactttatagctcatttacatttatctttttatagactttcatattatatatattcatgcacgtacatggagtttagactctagattatactttatacctggtttgtgtttgactctagattatactttatactttatacatggagtttagactctagattatactttctAAGTTTTATACATGTCTTCTCTCATCtaaaaaatgcgaattattttaatcatttgtgtgataaaaaatgaaaaaaaaaaaaatgcttcggCTAGAGTTtgaacgaaagccgacagttaaaaattgttgggttcgctcgaacataaccgttacaaaaatgtgcgtgccaaaatcgagctcattggttcgagcgaatgggggttgggttcgagcgaacccaattcgcTTGAACTGGGGTTCATTCGAACCCTCAAATtaaaggtttctcccaaaaaatttcagagttctgaagaattaatgacttcggagctctggttcaaagcacgaatgaaataatcttgataatccaaaaatattagatggtagtactcgaagcaagctttccaatgagtataattttgttatattttgaatttattatgttgtttttttaattttatggaaaattggtttttcaccaaagaatgaacttctctattcaacacattggaaaaaataagaaactaattcaaaaaaattctgaaaaatatctatgcccctggtattgatgtcttctttctatcaaaaaaaaaaaattgaatttcgatttatatagaacaagttatgtgttcaaatgtaaacctatgtttgaattatgactagtcggacttcaaaactttataaaatgaaaaatattgaacatatcactataaaaccaaatgcaagccctggatattgatgttaaaaaccaaaattcgaaagaattgagtttttatcatttatagaaaaaaagttatgcatttcgggaggcacatcactcttaaaaaatgtagtttgttgtaaaaaactacttttcgagggagatggaaatttttttaaaaaatccttcaaaaaaatttgaaaaaaatgtatatagaatctacaaacaaaatgctagaaatcactaatttacatcatcttcaaatttttaatagtttaaaagttatagttctcggaagttgaagattatttttaaaatgtacatctcagtgtcaaaagtggcaaaaaagtgggaaccattattgtgagttcaccctataatttaattaataggggggatggggtttaaataaatatttaataagatgGTCAGAATTCCCTCAATCGACAAATGATCCTTCAAACCAATATATCCTTCATTTGGGATTTCTATAGGACAAAATTAGCTCCATTCAATTTTTTCATCTCACCCATCATTGAGACCTCTACACTGCTCAGCGAAAAACTTACATACACCGAATATTCCAACAACCtatgcgctctgataccaattgttatgaaaTCTATGCCAGAATAATAATAACAGTAGCAATAAAATAACCACAGCAAATAAAATAGACAGCAACCCTGGAGAACCTCCAATGTGAAGGAAAAAACAAAGGACAAGGATCAATATATTTTTTGGCAGAAGTAATTAGGAGAATAGTGGATGGGGAAGAGGCAATTTAAAATCCGCGTACCTTTTTTTTTGGCCTTGATTAGTGCTGAGACAGTCCTTTAGGTTGATTGTGAATATTATATTGCTTTTCGTCCCAGGCTTCACCATTATTGGCACTAACGCATTAACGACTATCATGGAGCGCACTTATTTATTTGAACACGTTTTATAAAGATCAAATGGTCCATTCTGTCAGCTGGTCATCGATTTGAACATTTTTTATAAAGAACAATCGGTCCACTCTGTCAGTTGGATGGTCATTTCGAAAACAGAATGTGTCTATTAATCATCAGACACAATTGCACGGAAAAATAATTGTATGCATCGATTGTAATGAAGGTTATAATAAAAGGTAAAGAGAACAGCAAATCATTTTCCTTGGAATGTTGTAGAATATCCATAATAAATGCCATCAATGTGGAGGGGAAGTGTACAAGTGAACCATTAATTCTGCATATGAAATGGCCTCCTCCACTTTGCTTTAACAATTACAAAGATTCTTCATCAATGGCGCAAATAGAATTAAGGTGCCACGGACAATTGATGCAGCTTTAGAATGTAAGAATGAAGGGTGCAAATGAATGGCAGCGTGCAGAAAGACTTAAAAGATGACAACTTCTATAAGCTGTTCAAGTATGCCCCTTAAACTTCAAGAGATgatgtatatttatttattcacagCCACATGAGTGGAAAGGGAAGGGACCACCACAGCATTCACATTATTCACGGTACCAACCACATGGTGCTGTTGATTTCTTTAAAGATGCATGTTCGTATTAATGTCACTATTCATGGGCTTGATTCTGACATCATGGGACTCAACCATCCATTTGTTGGCCATTTCATTCAAACTCAAATAATTGAATTGGAAACAAGTAGGGAAGAGCATTAGTTACGGTTCATGTTTTAATTATTGTTCTCTTCTTGTTCGTTCAacttttcaattattatttttaaagtaatttaaaaaatgataactaaatgtACATGTGTACTTTACCTTCAACATTTAGAAATTTTAGACTTTAATTGaaggagttgtgcaactttattggtaccataGTGCACAACTATTTGAggtatttgtgcataagtatttgtCATTTTTAAAGAGGTTGTAGTGCagttggggcatctttaagtaggtttCAGGTGACTCTTTGAAATGACCACATTTTTACCCTTGTGTGCATAACTATTCCCACAATGTGTGTTATTACTACCCAAAAGCTTGAACAATAGttataagtagttaagtcacatacaaaaacaaccaaaaaataataatcaaaatttGTTGTATTATTTAAGGTTTGTGCGTACATGAAGTTAGCTATAATAACTATTGGTACACTTCCCCCATCTTGAATATGAAAATACAAGAAATGAATTACAAGAGTGAAATCACAAAGGAAAAAAAGTCAATGAATATTAAAAATTACAggaaatgaattaaaaataaaataaaaaggctaaggagaaacaaaataataaaagaaaataacaaacaacaaaattGTTGCTCTCAAAGCAAGCTATTTACAAAAATAAGAATCTAAATCAAACAAAGAGAAAAAGCTCTATAATTGTTACTGACTTTTAAGGTTCTTTGCTTTATGAAGAACGACACTAGTTTCTATTTCCTTTGGACCaaagattttatttttaattttcaaatttaaagaaaaatgtAGAATAGACTTATAGCTTCTCTAGAGAAGCTCAAAGCTACTCCTCATTTGGGACCTCATTTTTATTAAAGACCTTAAAACCCTCATCAAGCTTTAAATGGTGTCCTTATAAGAGATATTTTTCCAAGTTCTCAATTGTATCTTTGAATTAAACTTCTAGATGGTTCAGAGCCTAGGACCTACAcctacttcttcaatgcttgacATAGGGACCAATCCTAcaagatgatcaaaattcttttgtATGAGCAATACTTTGAACTTTTCTTATTTCAACACTTTTTCATTTTGACCAAAAGGTTATGGCATTCCCTATTGGACTAGTCATTTCCTATGTTCCCTCATCCCTTCCATGGTTATTCTTAAGATGGACAACTAGGATTTACACTTTTGAGTTGCTTTATCCTAagtttattatttttcattactaTGTTTCTCTTGTTATGCACTTGTACAATTTTTTCATTTAATAACCCGTATAGCTTTTACACAAAACATCTAGATTAATCAAATTTTAGAGAGAGGGCCTCTAGTTCACTTTCTTGACTCCAAACATTActtttgcaattagaattttatGGATATTATGTGAATTTCAATGTAGAGCTTAGTTCCAAAGCCATGTCTAAAACTTAAGTTGAATAGGAGGCATACAATTCTTGAGGCAAGGGCACATAGATCATAGCTTCtttttttcttatattttcttttatagtttcttgatttgttgttcttttgatGTCGATATTGTCAAGTATCATTGACAGCTTGGGTTTGTAGGATTAAAATAGAATCcttcatttcattcaatttttggaGAGATTCCTACAACTTCTCCTTTGTCTAAGCATTTGCCTTATTTAATGCACTTCTTGAATTCAAAATCTCATTAATCCATTGGTGTAGAATAGAAAATTCAATCACTCTATTATCCTTTTCCTTATCTACTTTGTCTATTTTGCATGTAACCTTCTAATGTctaattgatattttttaattataactaTAGGCTTTAgccttttttctttctttgtagacCTCTACACTAGAAAATTTTGAGCAAATCTCTAGTTTAGCATTGAGTAGTTATTGATTTAGAAATTTTATTGAGCCTTATATCTCTTTCACAATCCTTGTCACATCGATGGGATCATACTCATTTATTCAATTTACTTCATTCTATGTTTTTGTAACAAGGAACAATGATCCTAGACTAACATATACATTAACCTAGGTTCAATTCCCTTTTCCCATACAACATTGGAGGTGTGAGTGGGTTTGGCTTCTTGTATACAAAGAAGAACCACACTATCCTAGATTCACACTTTTGTTTGTTGTAATGTGTGTTAGTCTTTCCAATTGATCACTTGAATCCCTCTAAAGAATTGTCAACTTCTTCTGAAATTTAGTTGAGGGAAAAAGATAATAAGGCTTGATATATTTAATGTGAAATTAATGTCCTTATATGTGGTAAGGTAATTATAGACATTAATACAATCAACACATTGAACTAAATAACCAATCTAGTTATATCATTTTTCTAAAGTTTGTGCAATCAATACAAATAATATATGGAAAGAAATGACTATTAGTGTAAGGAGGTTCTTGTTCAAGTTGATAGGTCTCTTTACTATGAAAAAGCTTTGGTTAGAGAATATGCTGAGGAAATTGGATGAAATTTCATATATCAATTATaaaatatttgtttttattatAGAAATGAATTTCGAAGAATAACAAATAGATATTAgaaatattcaattaaaaaatgGGAATCTAAATAAAAAGAAACTTGAGTTAAAGAACATTAAAATCaaagaaatcatgaaaaaaaatcatatttacaaACTAAAAATGTTGAATTATAAAATAAAGGTGGTTTGTCTTACATAAATCTAATGCATATTCATCTTGCACTCTAATCTACAAATTTCATGGATTAAGGGAATCAATTAAGTggacaaaatacacaatatcaggtAGTGCCAATTCCTCAAAACTAAAATCAGACATAGAGATTAAGCTCCACCTTCAATTTATCTATGCTTCTCCTTGATCGAAGCCATATGAAAGCACAAACTAAATGTCTTAAGAGAACCAATAAAATAGACAATGTAATTCAATTCTTCAAAACCAAAACTAGACATAATGATTAAACACCACCTCCAATTTATCTATCCTTCTCCTTCATCGATACCATATGAAACAACATAAATGAAATATCTATGCAACAAATAAGGTGCATGGTAGCTGGACAATTTTctgcatttattaattaaattgtaaATTACAATACTATTGTCTAATCAGAAAGCATTCAATATTTCCGTAGCCTACGAATCTTTTACTTATAGATTAGTTTTGGGCGATTCATCGCCCTTTACCCAATGCACAGTCCATTAAACTGTTATAAATTGGAAGAAGCTTTGATTAATACAACTTGCTTCATTTCTTATTGCAGCGACACTCGTCTCTTTCCATAGACAGCTTGATCGCTCAAGTCCCAATAACCAAACAAAAGAGAACGTTTAATTTATGTGAAACATCTTTATTGACTAAAAACAAGCATTATCCAGTATTAATGACATTTATTATATGCATAAAGAAAGTGGAAGTTTCCGGAGAGAGAATCTTTTTATCAGCTATGGCAGTCTACTTTCCGCGTCTAACTTTACATCAAGCAGATTGTCATATTTGTATATTCTGCAAATAATCAACACATGTTAGGTGGTTGACCAGAGACGCGAAAAAATAACATTTAAAGACTTGAAATCTGCAGTAGTAATGGAACCCACTGAGGAAATAAGATCATACCGCACATAGTCTTGAAAACTATCTACTGGTAGCTTATATGCTAAACAATTGATCGACCGACAGTAACACGCTCCGCACACCATATTAAATATTAGCTTGACAAGATTGGTATCTAAGTAGCAAGATAAGCACACCTAAAACGATATCTCACATCATTATATATGTTTGTCCTTGTTTATCACTAACCATCAGTCATCCATATCTGCTTCTCTCGACTTGCATATGAGACTTAGTAGAATGCAGATATAAGTTAGGGTTTCTCCTTAAGAGATTTTGCTTATAGAAGATTAGGGAGAGCTGCTTCAGTATGCAGAACATGGGTTCCCTAATTCAAAGCTCGGGGGCTGTAATCGCACTCGTGGTGATGATAATGTGTTCACCCATTGGAATTAATGCAGTCAGCACAAGTAGAGGAGGGAATGTAGAAGCCCAAGAATTGGTAGATGCTGCTGAGATAGAGAGTGTGTGTAGCAGTACTCTTTACCCAGAAAGTTGCATGGTTAGTCTTGCTCCATATTTAACAAGCTCCTCTAAGACCAAGAAGGAGGTGCTTCACATTGCAGTCATGGTGGCCATGAAAGAAGCAAACAGGGCTTTTGTCCACGCTTCTGCTTTCTTCAATCAAACCAATAACCGCAATGTAAAAATTGCTGTTGGGGATTGTGTGGAGCTCATTGACATTACCAAAGATCAGCTTAGTAGCTCACTGTGTGTATTAAAAAAGGATGAAATTGGGGCAAGGGAGCATAGCGGAGTAAAGACTTTGCTCAGTGCGGCCATCACTAACATGGAAACGTGCCATGATGGAGTTCTTGAGAAGTCTGAAGGGAAATCAGAGTCTGGTCTGCTGAAAAGTGTGGAGAGAGTGAAAGTATTCGCCAGTAACTGTCTTGCCATACTGGTGAACTCTGAATCCAGTCGGGAGGACAAACTTGCTCTCCCTTCTGAGCCCATAAAGGAAGGGTTTCCTTCGTGGGTTTCTGCAGCGGATCGGAGGATATTGCAAGCCTCTGCAGATGAGGTAAATGCGGATGTGGTAGTGGCTGCTGATGGGTCTGGTAAGTTCAAAACAATCACGGAAGCCATTAACGCGGCTCCAGAGAAAAGTAGCAAGAGGTACGTGATCAAGGTGAAAAAGGGCACTTATAAGGAGAATGTCGAAGTCGGGAAGACAAAGACGAACATACTGCTAATAGGTGAAGGCATGGATAGTACAATTGTGACTGCGAGCAAGAACGTCGTAGATGGTTCAACCACTTTCAACTCTGCCACATTTGGTAAGCAGGGAATACTATAGTATTGCTACTTTGATTAAGGATGACTTCAATTATTGTGATATTGGCATTTGCGCATTTTGAGCCAGTCAGCTCACCTGTCAATGTTTTATCTCTAAAATTGGTGCAGATAACCTACCCGactcatccatttcatctagatCCAACACAGAAAATGAGAGATCTTAGGTTATCTAattcatatatttaaaaaatttatagaCTTAAAATCTAGAATCTTTTATTTGGTTTGAATGTGCCTTATTTTCAGCATTCCTTATAAGCTATTTTATAAAATGTTTGGGTTCTTACTTCTTAGTCTAGCTTAGTTGCGAAAACATGTTGTGTTTTTCATGTATCAATTAGGATTTGAATGTAAGTCCTTCCATTTACTGTTAAAGTGCTTTACCATTAAGCTATTGACCCATCTTTAATATGGATGTCACTTATTCCCAACAATAAACACTCTACATAAATATCATTTACACAATctcatgataaatctaatctatataTAGATAGGGATTTCTACATTCATATTAACTATGTGTTTCATTATTCAGTTTTTTTAATGCTCTGATATCTACTGTTGTATATAACATATCTATTCAAATAAAGTAGTTGTCAATGGGCCCTCAGTTTGCTGGTGAAGCtgaatggttcttaatgagcccaccaAAGATTAAGTCTTGCTAAGTGCAAGGCTCGAACATTATAAGGGATGAGGCCTGGATAATGCTCTGGGGTGAATATGGTGGAATGGATACTCTTCAGTCTTTGACTCTTAGACAAAGAGACTCAGCCTAGACAAAGAGATTCAGCCTATGACTCATGCTCCCATAACTACACATCAATAGACTTGTCAAAAAAAAATGTAGTTTAGGTCTCAACTATTGAATGCTTTCATTTTATAATTTGTTCATGCCAATAGATATTAGCCCTTATTTTGGTGTGTTAGCAAATCATTTATTGTATACAGAGTGTTTGAATCTCTACTGTCTCCATCATTATTTCATTTCAGTAAAGCAACTCAGTTGACTTGTGTTTTGTGAAATGCAGCTGTGGTGGGAAAGGGATTCATGGCCCAAGATATAGCCTTCGTCAACACTGCCGGCCCAGACAAGCATCAAGCAGTAGCTCTTCGAGTTGGATCAGACCAATCAGTCTTCTACCGTTGCAAGATCCAAGCATACCAAGACACACTCTACACACATTCACTTCGTCAATTTTACAGGGAATGCACAATTTTAGGCACCGTGGACTTCATATTCGGCAACTCTGCTGTTGTACTCCAAAGCTGCACTA contains the following coding sequences:
- the LOC131058676 gene encoding pectinesterase; the protein is MQNMGSLIQSSGAVIALVVMIMCSPIGINAVSTSRGGNVEAQELVDAAEIESVCSSTLYPESCMVSLAPYLTSSSKTKKEVLHIAVMVAMKEANRAFVHASAFFNQTNNRNVKIAVGDCVELIDITKDQLSSSLCVLKKDEIGAREHSGVKTLLSAAITNMETCHDGVLEKSEGKSESGLLKSVERVKVFASNCLAILVNSESSREDKLALPSEPIKEGFPSWVSAADRRILQASADEVNADVVVAADGSGKFKTITEAINAAPEKSSKRYVIKVKKGTYKENVEVGKTKTNILLIGEGMDSTIVTASKNVVDGSTTFNSATFAVVGKGFMAQDIAFVNTAGPDKHQAVALRVGSDQSVFYRCKIQAYQDTLYTHSLRQFYRECTILGTVDFIFGNSAVVLQSCTILPRKPGQNQKNAITAQGRTDPNQNTGISIHNCNIRADSDLAPVQSSFPTYLGRPWKEYSRTVYMQSSLTDVINPAGWLEWSGDFALKTLYYGEYKNTGAGSATGNRVKWAGFHVIQSAAEATKFTVDELIQGNEWLQAYGVDFIDGLTS